The Opitutus sp. DNA window TCAAGGTGGGGGCTTACCCATCAACCCTGAGCTCACGCTCAGGGCCACGCTCTTCGTTAACCCATTCCGTGTGGCCTTGAGCGTGAGCTCAAGGTGGGGGCTTACCCATCAACCCTGAGCTCACGCTCAGGGCCACGCTCTTCGTTAACCCATTCCGTGTGGCCTTGAGCGTGAGCTCAAGGTGGGGCTTACCCATCAACCCTGAGCTCACGCTCAGGGCCACGCTCTTCGTTAACCCATTCCGTGTGGCCTTGAGCGTGAGCTCAAGGTGGGGACTTAACCATCAACCCTGAGCTCACGCTCAGGGCCACGCTCTTCGTTAACCCATTCCGTGTGGCCTTGAGCGTGAGCTCAAGGTGGGGCTTACCCATCAACCCTGAGCTCACGCTCAGGGCCACGCTCTTCGTTAACCCATTCCGTGTGGCCTTGAGCGTGAGCTCAAGGTGGGGGCTTACCCATCAACCCTGAGCTCACGCTCAGGGCCACGCTCTTCGTTAACCCATTCCGTGTGGCCTTGAGCGTGAGCTCAAGGTGGGGGCTTACCCATCAACCCTGAGCTCACGCTCAGGGCCACGCTCTTCGTTAACCCATTCCGTGTGGCCTTGAGCGTGAGCTCAAGGTGGGGCTTACCCATCAACCCTGAGCTCACGCTCAGGGCCACGCTCTTCGTTAACCCATTCCGTGTGGCCTTGAGCGTGAGCTCAAGGTGGGGACTTAACCATCAACCCTGAGCTCACGCTCAGGGCCACGCTCTTCGTTAACCCATTCCGTGTGGCCTTGAGCGTGAGCTCAAGGTGGGGACTTACCCGTCAACTGCAGGCCACCACCGGCCGTCACAAAAGCGGGGCGAGCAATCGGCTGATATCCTCGGCCAAGTTGCCCCACAAGCGGTTGCGGACCGGAGCCTCGGGCTTCGGCTCCTTGCAGTGGTGCAGCAGTTTATTGGCCCAGACGCGCATCGCCCGCACATCGGCCTCCGAATAAAGAAAAACGCTGATCTCAAAATTAACGAAGAGGCTGCGCAGGTCGAAATTGGCCGAGCCGAGCAGGCCAATACGGTCGTCGACGATGACGGCTTTCGAATGCAGCATGTGGCCGTTATGGTGGAGCAGGACGCGCGCGCCGGCCTTGCGCAACTGGCGCAAATAATGGCGGCGGGCATAGTCGGTGATGGGGTGGTTCGAAGTGGCGGGGACGATCAGGGTGACGTCCTTGCCGGCGCGCGCTTTGACGATGAGCGAACGCAACAGCACCTCGTCAGGGATAAAATACGGCGTGATAATCCAGATGCTCTGCTCGGCCTCCTGGATCATGGAAAGCAGACCCTCGTAAAGCGGGTCACCATGGACGTCAGGGCCGCTGGCGACCACGTGCAGGGCGCTGTTACCCTCAATACGCACCGCAGCCGGATCGATTTCGGTGTGCAGGGATTTGAACGACTGGCGGCTGGCAAAGGCCCAGTCGGCTAAAAACACCTCGTTGAGCAGGGCGGCGGCGGGCCCGATGATAATCGCGCCGAAATCGGACCAGCGTTTCTTCGACGGGTGAGCGCCCATGTATTCGTGGGCGAGGTTGTGGCCGCCGACCATGGCGGTGTGTTGGTCAAAAACGGCGATTTTACGGTGATTACGCAAGTTAGCCGAACCGCGGCCCGACAGCGGCAACACCGGCATAAAACGCACCACCTCGCCACCGGCCTGGCGGATCGGATCAACGAAGCCCCAACTGGAAAGCAGGCAACCGAGGCCATCGAGTTGCAAGCGCACCTTGGCGCCCGCGCGGGCGCGTTTGGCCAGCAGGTTGACCAAGTGCCGCCCGGTGTCGTCGCGACTAAGAATAAAGGTGGCGATATGGATGGAATGCTGGGCGCGCAGGATGAGGCCCTCGAGCTCGGCATAAGCCTGCTCGCCGGTGGTGATCAGCCGCACCGAGTTACCACCTGCGGGCCGACCGGCGCCAAAGGAAGCCAGGGTATGGGCGGTGGGCGATGCGGCGATTGCGGGATCGACATCCGGGACGCCCGGCAAGTTAAGGACAACGGGATGTTTACGTTTCTTGAGTTCGCGCAGCTTGCGCCCTCCAATGAGCACAAACAGCGGCACGCCAACATAGGGAACTAGGCCGATTATCAACAGCCAAGCGAGGGTGTTACTGGGGGGACGTTTTTCACCGACCAGCCGCGCGATGGCGAAAACCGCCAGCAGGAACCCGCCCATCGTTAAAAAATGGGGGAAGATGCTGGTTTCGACTACGCGTGAAAGCTCGGGATCCATGGGCGAAGGGAGTAGCGGGCGGCTAGGGAACAG harbors:
- a CDS encoding PLDc N-terminal domain-containing protein; its protein translation is MDPELSRVVETSIFPHFLTMGGFLLAVFAIARLVGEKRPPSNTLAWLLIIGLVPYVGVPLFVLIGGRKLRELKKRKHPVVLNLPGVPDVDPAIAASPTAHTLASFGAGRPAGGNSVRLITTGEQAYAELEGLILRAQHSIHIATFILSRDDTGRHLVNLLAKRARAGAKVRLQLDGLGCLLSSWGFVDPIRQAGGEVVRFMPVLPLSGRGSANLRNHRKIAVFDQHTAMVGGHNLAHEYMGAHPSKKRWSDFGAIIIGPAAALLNEVFLADWAFASRQSFKSLHTEIDPAAVRIEGNSALHVVASGPDVHGDPLYEGLLSMIQEAEQSIWIITPYFIPDEVLLRSLIVKARAGKDVTLIVPATSNHPITDYARRHYLRQLRKAGARVLLHHNGHMLHSKAVIVDDRIGLLGSANFDLRSLFVNFEISVFLYSEADVRAMRVWANKLLHHCKEPKPEAPVRNRLWGNLAEDISRLLAPLL